A stretch of the Dehalococcoidales bacterium genome encodes the following:
- the ppsA gene encoding phosphoenolpyruvate synthase — protein sequence MHQSGRNIVWFDEVTRNDIPLVGGKGANLGEMTNAGIPVPPGFIVTADAYYSFLEETGITDQLRALLAPLDTNDSRQLQDISAKIQEVILDATMPADVAGGIRQSYREMGEGRVAVRSSATAEDLPEASFAGQQATFLNVSGEDEVVAAVQKCWASLFEARAIWYRVENGFEHFKVGIAVPVQRMVQSDASGVMFTVEPTSSDRSKITIEAVFGLGEMIVSGDVRPDYYVVSKEGLNIVDKEVKAQEWKLVRSDSGPSEEPNVKIDLTPAEQAQQKITDADIVALAKMGKRLEEHYQFPQDIEWAKEGGELFIVQTRPVTTISEMVTARPEIDAEAILSGSPASPGIASGPVKLVSDPSQIDKVLNGDILVAAMTTPDFVPAMKRAVAIVTDRGGRTAHAAIVSREMGIPCIVGTGNAMATLEDGQVITVDGSSGKVYDGKIEFVVEEESKARSDIKTRTTLLVNLAQPELVDRVASLNVDGVGLLRAEFMVAQIGEHPSYMISQGRGQEFVDKLAEGLTTFAKAFHPRRVVYRTNDFKTNEYRALKGGEDYEQPEENPMLGYRGASRYITDIETFKLELAAIKKVREKYNNLWVMIPFVRTVNELAQTIKIMNGEGLKRSEDFKIWMMVEVPSNIILLEKFLAVGIDGISIGSNDLTQLTLGVDRDSEKLAATFNEMDEAVMLSLERAVKVARSMGVTSSICGQAPSVYPELTEKLVEWGITSVSVSPDMIDRTREIIAEVEARLQK from the coding sequence ATGCACCAGAGTGGCCGGAACATAGTTTGGTTCGACGAGGTAACCAGGAACGATATTCCCCTTGTTGGTGGTAAAGGGGCAAATCTCGGTGAAATGACCAATGCGGGCATACCTGTCCCCCCCGGTTTTATCGTGACCGCCGATGCCTATTACTCCTTCCTCGAAGAGACGGGTATCACTGACCAGCTTCGCGCTTTGCTGGCGCCACTGGATACCAATGACAGCCGCCAGCTCCAAGACATTTCTGCCAAGATCCAGGAGGTCATCCTGGACGCCACGATGCCTGCCGACGTTGCCGGGGGCATCCGTCAATCGTACCGGGAAATGGGAGAGGGAAGAGTCGCCGTACGCTCGTCGGCAACCGCGGAAGACCTGCCCGAAGCTTCTTTCGCCGGACAGCAGGCCACTTTCCTCAATGTCAGCGGCGAAGACGAGGTCGTCGCTGCCGTCCAGAAGTGCTGGGCTTCCCTTTTCGAGGCACGGGCGATCTGGTACCGCGTGGAGAACGGTTTCGAACATTTCAAAGTCGGCATCGCCGTGCCGGTACAGCGCATGGTCCAATCAGATGCCTCCGGCGTCATGTTCACGGTTGAGCCCACCAGCAGTGACCGTAGCAAAATCACCATCGAAGCCGTCTTCGGACTGGGTGAGATGATTGTCTCCGGAGACGTAAGGCCGGACTACTACGTTGTCAGCAAGGAAGGCCTCAACATCGTTGATAAGGAAGTCAAGGCGCAGGAGTGGAAGCTGGTCAGGAGTGACAGCGGCCCCTCGGAGGAGCCCAATGTCAAGATAGACCTTACTCCTGCCGAGCAGGCACAACAGAAGATAACCGATGCCGATATCGTTGCCCTCGCCAAGATGGGTAAGCGCCTCGAAGAACACTACCAGTTCCCCCAGGACATTGAATGGGCCAAAGAGGGCGGCGAGCTTTTCATCGTCCAGACTCGCCCGGTCACCACCATCAGTGAGATGGTCACCGCCAGGCCGGAGATTGACGCCGAGGCGATACTGTCCGGGTCGCCGGCCAGCCCGGGAATAGCCTCCGGACCGGTGAAGCTCGTCTCTGACCCCTCCCAGATCGACAAGGTCCTCAATGGCGACATCCTGGTAGCCGCAATGACCACCCCGGACTTCGTCCCCGCCATGAAACGGGCCGTGGCGATCGTCACTGACCGCGGCGGCCGGACGGCGCACGCCGCAATCGTCAGCCGGGAGATGGGAATCCCCTGCATTGTCGGCACCGGGAACGCAATGGCCACCCTCGAGGACGGACAGGTCATCACCGTCGACGGCAGTAGCGGCAAGGTCTACGACGGCAAGATTGAGTTCGTCGTGGAGGAAGAAAGCAAGGCACGCTCCGACATCAAGACCAGGACCACGCTACTGGTCAACCTGGCGCAGCCGGAACTGGTCGACCGCGTAGCATCCCTCAATGTCGACGGCGTCGGTCTGCTCCGTGCCGAGTTTATGGTCGCCCAGATTGGCGAGCACCCCAGCTACATGATAAGCCAGGGCCGGGGGCAGGAGTTCGTCGACAAACTGGCCGAAGGCCTCACAACCTTTGCAAAGGCCTTCCATCCCCGGCGCGTAGTCTACCGGACAAACGACTTCAAGACCAATGAGTACCGCGCACTCAAGGGCGGCGAGGACTACGAACAGCCTGAGGAAAACCCCATGCTCGGCTACCGGGGAGCGTCCCGGTACATCACCGATATCGAGACCTTCAAGCTGGAACTCGCCGCCATCAAAAAGGTCCGCGAGAAGTACAACAACCTCTGGGTGATGATTCCCTTCGTACGCACCGTCAATGAACTGGCCCAGACCATCAAGATAATGAATGGTGAAGGCCTGAAGCGCTCGGAGGACTTCAAGATATGGATGATGGTCGAGGTACCCTCCAACATTATCCTGCTGGAGAAGTTCCTTGCTGTCGGTATTGACGGCATATCCATCGGCTCCAACGACCTTACCCAGCTGACACTGGGCGTGGACCGGGACAGCGAGAAGCTGGCCGCCACTTTCAATGAGATGGATGAAGCCGTGATGCTTTCCCTGGAGAGAGCCGTAAAGGTCGCCAGGAGCATGGGGGTCACCTCCTCCATCTGTGGGCAGGCACCATCGGTCTACCCGGAACTCACTGAGAAACTGGTGGAATGGGGCATCACCTCTGTCTCGGTAAGCCCCGATATGATAGACCGCACCAGGGAGATAATCGCCGAAGTCGAAGCGCGATTGCAGAAGTAG
- a CDS encoding deoxyguanosinetriphosphate triphosphohydrolase — protein MSRRPEIRQLAEEREENLSPQARKSRLSRGRLREEESCPIRTDFQRDRDRIIHSNSFRRLKHKTQVFVAPLGDHYVTRLTHTLEVSQIARTIARALNLNEDLTEAISLGHDLGHTPFGHIGEEVLNDLYPAGFRHNEQSLRVIDHLENNGRGLNLTWEVRDGILNHSKTRAHILEEDWGEVGTLEGEVCRLSDVIAYVNHDTDDAIRAGVITERDLPLSAVKVLGLSRSARINTLVSDIIEHSWSVRVDTASDSIPAVGMSTPVLEVTNTLREFLFTRVYDVHSGQEEAAQAREVVRRLYEFFSKHEGKLPPEYRLRDEDHQRQVVDYIAGMTDRYALRTAEEMSLVDDRARQQRLFTDS, from the coding sequence GTGAGCCGTCGGCCTGAAATCCGCCAGCTGGCTGAGGAGCGGGAAGAAAACCTCTCGCCCCAGGCCCGGAAGAGCAGGCTGTCGCGTGGCAGGCTCAGGGAAGAGGAGTCCTGCCCCATCCGTACCGACTTCCAGCGTGACCGCGACCGCATCATCCACTCCAACAGCTTCCGCCGTCTCAAGCACAAGACCCAGGTCTTCGTTGCTCCCCTGGGCGACCACTATGTAACACGCCTCACCCATACGCTGGAGGTATCCCAGATTGCCCGCACCATTGCCCGCGCCCTCAACCTCAACGAAGACCTTACCGAGGCAATCAGTCTCGGCCATGACCTCGGGCATACGCCCTTCGGGCACATCGGCGAGGAAGTCCTCAACGACCTCTATCCCGCCGGATTCCGGCACAACGAGCAGTCACTGCGGGTCATCGACCATCTCGAAAACAACGGCCGGGGACTCAATCTCACCTGGGAGGTGAGAGACGGCATCCTCAACCACTCCAAGACAAGAGCCCACATCCTTGAAGAAGACTGGGGAGAGGTCGGTACCCTTGAGGGTGAGGTCTGTCGGCTGTCTGACGTCATCGCTTATGTCAACCACGACACTGACGACGCCATAAGGGCCGGAGTCATCACCGAGCGTGACCTGCCACTGTCTGCGGTCAAAGTGCTCGGGTTGTCACGTTCGGCGCGTATTAATACCCTGGTATCCGACATCATCGAACACTCGTGGTCAGTCAGAGTCGATACCGCCTCTGACTCCATACCTGCGGTCGGGATGAGCACCCCGGTACTCGAAGTAACCAACACCCTGCGCGAATTCCTCTTCACCCGCGTCTACGATGTTCACTCCGGCCAGGAGGAAGCGGCCCAGGCGAGAGAAGTCGTTCGACGACTGTATGAATTCTTCAGCAAGCATGAAGGTAAACTGCCACCGGAATACCGCCTTCGTGACGAAGACCATCAGCGGCAGGTCGTTGATTATATCGCCGGCATGACCGACCGCTACGCCCTGCGTACCGCCGAGGAGATGTCCCTGGTTGACGACCGTGCCAGGCAGCAGCGGCTGTTCACGGACAGCTAG
- a CDS encoding carboxymuconolactone decarboxylase family protein, with the protein MENQLGYYTETAEYRDRFDQGLPGPMAAYTAFRREVYQDGALSHKTKRLIALAAGLMAGCARCTIGQTRDAVKAGATREEVLEAVSVAIVMGGTAASAESWRVVSVLEELGEW; encoded by the coding sequence ATGGAAAATCAGCTTGGCTACTATACTGAGACTGCAGAGTACCGGGACCGGTTCGACCAGGGACTACCGGGCCCAATGGCCGCCTATACCGCTTTCCGGCGCGAGGTCTACCAGGATGGCGCGCTAAGTCACAAGACAAAACGACTGATAGCCCTGGCGGCAGGACTGATGGCCGGGTGTGCCAGATGCACCATCGGGCAGACCCGGGACGCGGTAAAGGCAGGAGCCACCAGGGAAGAGGTCCTGGAAGCCGTGTCCGTAGCCATCGTCATGGGCGGTACCGCCGCCAGTGCTGAGTCCTGGCGGGTGGTCAGCGTGCTCGAAGAA